One stretch of Centroberyx gerrardi isolate f3 chromosome 13, fCenGer3.hap1.cur.20231027, whole genome shotgun sequence DNA includes these proteins:
- the LOC139915172 gene encoding cysteine/serine-rich nuclear protein 1-like, giving the protein MFIDHHSQAMRGLLKRKFAEVDEDPCYSSSPPSSLSSPASSEWESDGESSSSDTQDFTPSSPASPTSLPIRSILKRPKLASGQSNVRFDLVTVFLFPRCQGFTSVPSRGGATLGMVRRHSALHRYTLAEHALEQRHRRRERLRERLREERLEALRHKLIASGAIDQREADRLTVDQVPDGDTDIHISDAELEDGGFLHPYSSRHRQALLQAAGVKRIDKEEKRQLHALRLSREDCGCDCQGFCEPETCACSLAGIKCQMDRSNFPCGCTKDGCGNTQGRIEFNSRRVQTHYIHTVMRLELERRLQDEPLSQLDQTEDLQEYEDRDEAHQAQDVEDKSCPFGFTTEEDGLPLTMPSAPAFHFIPERPVVEENSCSSDMTDSSCSSAHSEDSDAGGRLTGTQTLPEVDDGGLARVLSICDSENDDYSTGGRPRHTRQPTTNSGTYGTAADTTGPLGASDTADTFTDNIGRASAADYLDENANQATDFFDDSSLEGFPNTPSPTVDYSSGRYMDLSLSSDSDLEFFDSDYASGPLHNSFKGHSHPDNFRHLQLFSSANLPQYNESSTYLLESLIGLSEPNPEQAFPITDNQLL; this is encoded by the exons CACAGCCAAGCAATGAGGGGGCTTCTTAAAAGAAAGTTCGCCGAGGTAGACGAAGATCCCTgctactcctcctctcctccgtcctccctctcctcccccgccTCCTCGGAGTGGGAGTCCGATGGGGAGAGCAGCTCCTCCGACACCCAGGATTTCACACCTAGTAGCCCTGCTTCACCTACCAGTTTACCCA TCCGGTCCATCCTGAAGAGGCCCAAGCTGGCAAGCGGGCAGAGCAACGTGCGCTTTGACCTGGTGACGGTGTTCCTGTTCCCGCGCTGCCAGGGCTTCACCAGCGTGCCCAGCCGTGGAGGCGCCACCCTGGGCATGGTGCGCAGGCACAGCGCCCTCCACAGGTACACCCTGGCAGAGCACGCACTGGAGCAGCGGCACAGGCGCAGAGAGAGGCTCCGAGAAcgactgagagaggagaggcttgAGGCGTTGAGACACAAA TTGATTGCGAGCGGTGCCATTGACCAGAGAGAAGCAGACCGACTCACCGTGGATCAAGTCCCAGATGGAGACACGGACATCCACATCAGTGATGCTGAGCTGGAGGACGGGGGGTTCCTGCACCCCTACTCCTCCAGACACAGGCAGGCTCTCCTCCAGGCAGCGGGGGTGAAGCGCATCgacaaagaggagaagaggcagcTTCACGCCCTGCGCCTCTCCAGGGAGGACTGTGGCTGCGACTGCCAGGGCTTCTGTGAGCCTGAGACCTGCGCATGCAGCCTGGCCGGCATCAAGTGCCAG ATGGACCGCTCCAACTTCCCATGTGGTTGCACTAAGGACGGCTGTGGGAACACTCAGGGACGCATCGAGTTCAACTCCAGACGCGTGCAGACCCATTACATCCACACCGTCATGAGACTGGAACTGGAGAGGCGACTGCAAGATGAACCGCTGAGCCAACTGGACCAGACAGAGGACCTTCAAGAGTACGAGGACCGGGACGAGGCACATCAAGCGCAGGACGTCGAGGACAAGAGCTGCCCCTTTGGGTTTACCACGGAGGAAGACGGCCTTCCTCTCACCATGCCCTCCGCCCCTGCCTTCCATTTCATCCCAGAGCGGCCTGTGGTGGAGGAGAACAGCTGCAGCAGCGACATGACCGACTCCTCTTGCTCCTCTGCGCACAGCGAGGACTCTGATGCGGGGGGACGCCTCACAGGGACCCAGACTTTACCTGAGGTGGACGATGGAGGGTTGGCCCGCGTCCTCAGCATCTGCGACTCTGAAAACGACGACTACTCTACGGGCGGCCGACCGAGACACACCAGACAACCGACGACCAACTCTGGCACTTACGGCACCGCTGCCGACACCACGGGACCACTGGGTGCGTCTGACACCGCCGACACATTCACAGACAACATTGGCAGGGCCTCGGCGGCAGATTATCTTGACGAAAACGCGAACCAAGCCACCGACTTCTTCGATGACAGCTCCCTGGAGGGCTTCCCCAACACTCCCTCCCCCACTGTAGACTATTCCTCAGGCAGATACATGGACCTCAGCCTCTCCTCCGACTCCGACCTGGAGTTCTTCGACAGCGACTACGCCTCCGGCCCGCTGCACAACTCTTTCAAAGGGCACAGTCACCCGGACAACTTTCGCCATCTCCAGCTGTTCAGCTCTGCGAATCTCCCCCAGTACAACGAGTCGAGCACCTACCTCCTGGAGTCTCTGATTGGCTTGTCTGAACCGAACCCAGAGCAGGCTTTTCCAATCACAGACAACCAGCTTTTATAG